The genome window TCAGTCAGGGTGATGACTTCCATGGCATTTGTAGGAAACTGCTCCACTGCCAGTGATGACAGGTTAACCCTAAGGAAACGTTTGTGGTCCTGCCTCTAGTGCTTTTGGTGCCTGGGGGCAGAGTCGGGGTGCGGGGAGTTGAAATTGTGGTCCCCATGGCTTCTGCTCAGTTCTTTGGAGGCCTGGGGACTGCAGGCTTTGAGCTGGGTGTTTTCCCTTGAAGAATGCCAGGTCCCTGGCTTCAGTGGGTCTCTGACCCAGGGTTTGGGGACTGTGGAGGAGGGGCACTGGTGGATGGTGAGAggagagctgggctgggctgagcgTGGGGACAGAGACAGGTGAGGCCTGATGGATCCTCTGGTGCAGATCTCCTGTGCCCACCCCGGGGCCTGTCCACAGCAGCTCTGCATCTCTTGCAGCTGGTGAGGGAGAACACGGACCCTACCGGCCGGAGTGGAGACGCCACCTCTGGAGAGAGAAAGGTGAGTTTGCCCTGCTGGTCACAAGTGTTCCAACTGAGCTCCTGCGCCTTCCCGCCAGGCCAGCCCACTGGAGCTCATCATGCTTTCCTTACAAGTCGGGGCTTGGATTCCGTTTTCCTAGAGAAGGAGAAGCCGAAGCCGTCCATGCCTCCTTCTCCCGTTCAGTATCAAGCAGTGGCAGCCAGTCGCAAGTCTGGCTCCTGCTCGTTTCTAAAGGTTTGGCCCCAGGCTGTGGAGGAGGCTAGCTGTCCTGCTGGTGCCCTGGCAGCCCCCATGTGGTGTGAAGGGACTCCTGGCAGGATAAGTAGCAGCTGGGGAGGACCCATGAACGGCTCGCTCCGCCCTGTCTTTACAGGTCCTCCCTGAGACGGGCTCCAGGGAGTGTGGCCTGGGGAGGAAGATGGACACGACAGCTGAAGTGCTGCAGCTGCCCCCCGAGGTTGGAGGCCCAGGAGCACAGGTGAGGCTGGGCTGGGCGTGAAGGCAGCACAGGACTGGTCTCAGTCTGAGGGGATTTGCTtcaaacagaatgaagaaaactGGTGCTCGAACCAGAGCACCAGCCTGGACCTCAGACTTGACCTGGAACAGCTGCGGCCCAGCAGTTCTGGGTGTCAGGGGAGCCCCCTTGGCCTCAGGTCCCTGGCCGCTGCTCTGGTCCCTGACTGACCTCTGTCCTCAGGTCCCGCCACACACACCAGAAGCTTCTGGGGTCCCTGGTCAACCAGCTAGCCCCCCAGAGCTGAAGAGGCGCCTCCCCACACAGCCGTCCGATCACAGCTATGCCCTTTTGGACTTAGACACCCtgaaaaaaaaactcttcctgACTCTGAAGGAGAACGAAAAGCTCCGCAGGCGCCTGAAGGCCCAGAGGCTGGTGATGCGGAGGATGTGCAGCCGGCTGCGTGCCCGCCTCGCAGGGCGGCCGGGACTCCAGGCCAGGCCTCGGCTGGGACAGCAGAGCTGAGCTGCCTACTGGGCCGTTTGAGCCTCTGAGAGGAGGGGCCATGGTCTCCAGACTCGCTGGCTGTGGACCTTTTGGTCCCACTTTGACCCTCAGGCCAGCGCCGCCTCAAGTGGGAGTGTGGTGGCCCCGGcggggaggaggctggggcccTGAACAGGACACCTTGGCTCTCCCTTCAGAAGGTGACAGCCCAGCTGCCTCTCTAGCACAAGCTGGGTGAGCGTCCTTGGAACCACCCTGGGCCAGTGTGGCCGACCATGTCCCTGAGGGGTAGGTAGGCCCCGGTTGGGGTTGGGGGATGTGGGGCGCTAGCTGACCCTAAGGCAGCGAGGTGTCCCCTCCATCACCTGGACGGCTGACTCTGTCCCAGGAGTACCTCTCTGTGCGGCCGGTGTGAGCGAGCAACATAATAAAGTGTCTTCCTACTCTGAGTGCTGCCTCCTTTATTTAAAAGTGAGTGAGCACTGGTTTGAGTTCTCCTGAGCATGGTCACAGCTGAGGAGACTGACTTCCTGTTTCCTGCCGAAGGACTAGCAGGGCGTGACCATCTTTGACTTCCCAAAAAAGTTgcctttaattaaaaacaaaacgaaacaaaacaaaaaccacctaGCCTGTGATTTCAGCTCTGGACTCTTAAAATTCTCAGGCCGATGTCTGGCAGAGAAAATACCCCAGCCTCAAGTCAGGTCTCACAGTTTGAACCCTGAGAACAGAGGGTGGGGCAAGGCCTGTGAGGAGGAGGCAAGTCCCTCTACCTGGTGGCTCCTAAAATGAACACACAGACGCATACAGACACCGCCCCCGGCTTTCAGGAAAGGTTTATTGTGGTAAGAGCATGTCCTCTGTTCAGTCCCTGTTCAACAACAGGAGGGACGGCCTGCCAGGAGGGGCACAGGCTGTGGCCAAGGTCGGACTCCACTAACTCGACACTTATTGCACGATTTACATTCAGAGCAGCTGCTCTTGCAGGGAACTTTTAAGTGGAGATAAATATTACAGAATTGGACGACCTGAACTACCTTTAAACACTGGAGGAAGGGGGTTGTGAGTGACTTCTCCGGTACCGACGTCAGGGGCAAGGCCTGATTGAACAGGAGCCGCACAGAGGCTGCCTGAACCCCAACCAGTCAGGCGTCTGCTCCTCCAGTGACTATTCACCAGCCAGGCTGGGCAGGAGGGGCCTGGTCGTGACATACTCTGCATCCTCAAAAGAGGCGTGTGAAGGAAGGGGTTCCTGGGAGCAGACACCCAAATGGGTACGGGCGGCCCAGAGGAGACGGACCGAGCCGGTGTGGGAGCAGCAGTGCCACCTGCTGGCAGCGACCAGGGAGGGGCCCCTGGAACCCCTTGAGCCTCCTGACTCCCACTCTGACCTCTCCGGGCCGCATGGACTGAGCTGTGTCGGGGAGGGCAGAGGCAACACGGCTTCGCATGAGGACACAGGTGGCTCCTGGGACCGGAGTGACATCCTCTGTCCCAAGCCAGGTGCCAGTGGAATGACTTGAGAAGTTCTGGGAGGGGACGGAGGAGACTTAATTCCCAAAGCCACTCGTTCTCAGGTAAAAAGCAGATTTATAAACCCACACCATCCTGTCCAGATTCACACAGTCACATTTCAGCAGGAAGGTGACTCAACAGGCATTCCCTTGATCCAGAGACTCTGCTCCTGGGAACGGCTTCCCTCCTTCCGTTTTGTTTTGTGTTCAGTGTGGATTTTAGGAAAGGTAGCTCATGGTCACGGGCATGAGGGCGAGGTGTTCATAAATACCTCATGGCAGACAGAGCTACTGGGTGGTGGCTCAGCGGGCTGAGGGACCCTGAGGCCCCGGGGGTCGGGCCTTCCCTGCGGGGACATGATCCTTGGGAAGAGACGCGGGCCCAGCTGCGGTTCCGGTCCTGGTGGGGTTGCCTCGGGGCATCTGTGTGTCCCTTCACATAATTGAGCCGGTACCACTTTCtatgcaaatacaaaataaacatctGATTCTGGGGTTTCTTCCCTGCTTCTTTCCAAAATCTGTTGACTCCTGGGGAAATTCTTTTGCAGCCCCTTTTGAATCTGGCTTCTCAAGTAGTTTATCCATCAGTATCAATTCTGTGAGCtgtaaaagaaaagacaaaatcagCGCATCTAAAGGCGACTGTTTCCACGCACTCTTTCCACGTAGCGGGGATCAACCAGGCCCTGGCCAGAGGCTGCCTGGCCTGAAGCTGGGCAGAGGATGAGCTGCCAAAAATCACTGTGTTCTTGAACACAGAGGAGCCACTGGGTCCGCCTCATACCTAGTCACCCCGGCTGCAGTTTCCAAGAGCTCACTACCACCTGGGAAAGGGCTGACCCCTCCCTCAGGGCATCATTTCCCAGGTCTGTGTAGGTCACGATGCCCAAGCCTATGGCTCCCCGGCCAAGGATAGAAGAAAGGCTTTTGTCGcccgaccccccccccccccactgagGTCCCCGGGCCTGTCTCTGGGCAAGGACAGGTGACAGCCAGGGGCAGCTACTCACACTGCTTTGGTATCCTGAGTGCCTCGCTGTCGAGCGCCATCACCTGATGAAGGACCCCGCGGAACTGGTAAAGCACTTTCAGGTTCTTCTCTTCACCCACACACGGGTCGTAGAAGCCAGGCAGCCCAGCCTGCAACAGACAGATTCTCACTGGAGATGGGCATTTGAAGCCCAGTGGCGCTATAGTTTGTACCTGCCCGGAGGGGCAGCGTGGACACTGCCCACGAAGGACGCAAACCTGAGAGCCTGAGTACAGGAAAGAGGATTTTAACAAGCTGCCTACTTAGTCCTAGACTTGCCCCGCTGCCACACTAAAACGCCCTCCATCTTCAAGGAAGCCCTGCAGAGGACGCAAGACCAGGAACCCACTCCGGGACCAGGGCGCTCTGCCTGAGCTCCTCTGTGCTTTAACTCACCTCTGGCACACACCCCGCTCCCCCTGAGCCTCTGATGTACTACAGGCGGACCCCCCTTCTGGAACCAGGCAAGGCACAGAGTGCGAGTGCCCAAAGGCAGGACGTATATTTTGTTTGGTGCTGTaactggcacacagtaggggctCAAAAAACAGTTGGCAATGAATGGACAGATGGACGAAcgaatggatggacagatgaatggctggatggatggatgacgtCAACCGCTCCAGTGTGGCTGTAACCTGGGTCCTGGGATGCATCCCGCACAGGGAACGCGGCAGCATGACGGGCTCCGCTGCAGTGGCACTGCCCCTTCGAGGGTCCCTCTTCCCCAGGTGCTCCTCCCATCTACCTCGAGCGCCCACCTTGGAGGCCTCGGTGAGGATGAGCTTGGAGTCCTTCACCAGACACTGCAGGGGCACGGTCACATCGATCACCTTCACCTTCTCGCTTTTCTTGCTCTTGTCATTGACAAATTTTCCATACCAGGCGTTGACGATGATGAGCCCTGAGGACAGGCCTGGTCAGGGCAGGGCAGCCTTGGCAGGCAACCCCCGTGCAGCCTGGCTGCAGGAGCCATGTGCTCCTGCGGGAACCCAGCACCCACCCTGTCCTCAGAGAGGCCAGGCCTGCTCACCCATTCTGGACTCTTCGGCCTCGATTATTCTTCGGACAGATTCCTGCATCAACCGAACCTGCAGAGGACAAGGACGCTACTATCAGGGCCTCCGGAGGCTCCCTCAGAGCCAGGGCCACATGCCTGGTGCCTGTCGGTCCTGCTTGTCCATTTCTCTGGACGTGGCTGCTACTGCAGTCTTGAAAAAACAATTCACTCACAGGGAAGAAAGAGGACAACACCCACCACTTTTAAAAAACCTGGTTATGTCTTTGCAGGGTAACAGGGTTGACTCTTCAGGGCACAGACAGACGCGCCCGGCGCTGCATCCCACAGGCAATAACGTAAAGACTAGATGACCAGGGAGGCTGTCGGGGAAGAAAAGCCCAAGACCCAAGGCCCCTGAGACCACTCTGCAGGGTGTGAAGCATGCCCCCCACAGGTTTAAGAAATGTGGACGAGAAAGGATGGGAACATGGTGCGGCCTGTGCTCGGCACGATGGGCAGGTCCATGCTCAGATCCTCACAGGGCAGAGGCCTGGAAGGGAGCCGGTGACGCAGCACTTACGGCAGCTTCTGCCTCTTGTTTCTTCTGCAGGATGTCGGTGGCTGTGCTTTCCCTTTGCTTCTCCAGTTCCCTAAGGCGAGGAAAACACAAGCCATGTGTGAGGAACATGGGGTTACCAGCACAGGAGGCCACAGCGCCCCAGGCTGGACCTGCACCCTGCAAACAGCCTGTAAATCTTACTGCGTTCCCAGTTCTAGAACTTTAAACACTATTTCCAAGGCAAGTTCAAGCAAATCTGTTTGTCCCAGGCCTGTGCAGCTGTCCTGTGGTCCCCAGATGGCTCTCCCCAACCTCAGTGGGAGGAGGACTCCTTGCAGCAGTAATCTCAGGAAAGTGGGAGAGGGTGAGACTCTCAGGAGATGCCCCCAATCAGGCATTACCACAGGACACCCTTGGCAGGGACAAGGCACGCTTCTTGTGATAAAATACAGCAAAGCACGGGGACCTGGGCAGCACACATGTGTCCTGGCAGCCTTGGCCCAGCACATCCTCTGCTCCAAGCCTTCAGTCTGCTGGGGAATTAGGACCCCGAACTTAAATGAATCAGAGGCTGGAGGGGCCCCCCCAAGAGCCTTCCTTGGGCTCCTCTCTCCCTAAGTTCAGTGATCTATTAAATGAGATCATTGTAAAGTAATGAAGTTAAACCTCCTCTTGGGTTTAATGCTGTGCTAATGGATCATCTCTAAGAAACGGCAAAATAAATTACATCTAGATGACTTCCAAGACTGTAGTTAACATGGGCCTTGTTTGTAGGCACTCAGAACCCGATCTCTTTGAATTCAGTGCCAGGCAAAGAAATGGTTAGAATGAGAAAAAGGAAGACTTCTCATTTCTGTGGTCATGGCTTATAGTCCCAACAGTTTGGTAAACTAACTCTAATTCTTTCTGAAAGTAGGAATGTGGACAGACAGAAGTTAACCCAAGTGTTGCCAACAGCAGTACCACTACTACTGATAACAACTAGCTAATCCTCACCAAGGACCTGACGTGCCCAGACTCCGCAGTGAGCACTGTACACCTATCAGCTTAGGGGGTTTCCCTCACAGCCCTGTGGGGCGGCTGCTACCCTCTCCACGTCACAGACGGGGGAGCTGGGCACAGGGCAGTTCGGCCCCTGCCCCGGCAGTGCTGAGAACTCACTTCTCCTTCTGAGCCCTGAGGTAGGGTCTGATGACCAGGCGGTGCAGAGCGAAGTACAGCACGAGCGGCCCCGCAGTGGCGTAGAACACGGCGCTGGGCAGCAGCTGGTCTGTTAGGTGGATGGGGAAGAAGTAGGTCTGACTGGCCCTATTTAACCTGAGAACAGAACAGAGCCGAGTGCCCACGTGAGTCAGGTTCCCAGGGAAGGGGGGCGCGGCGAGGATGTCCCAGCCCCAGGAAGAACCTCTTGACCCACAGGACCTGGGGAGGCGGAACCCAGTCTGCACGCCTCACGGTCCCCTGAGCAGGCCCCTAGGTCTGGCAGAAGAAAGAGCTCAATACCTGCTGACCGCAAGCAGCAGACTCACACCCAAGCAGGGCACACATGGCCCGGGAGGCAGGGGAGGCCACGCCTCCAGATGGCCTGTCAACCCTCAGTGACGGCCGGGTGGCTCCCACAGGTCCAGTCAGCCCACAGACATCAACTGCGAACTCTTGACCAATGTGACCCACACCCTCGGGGACCAGGTAACAACAGAGGGCAGAAGTGCCAATTGGCACTGGTGAGCTGctggacttttttaaaaaacagccttTAGCCTGAAGGCAGTTCTCAGTCTATACCACAATGGATGATTACAACTGCAAAGGAATCTGTAGTCCTATTGAAGAATTAGAGTTCAGAGTCTGGGGCAACCACTGTGTCTGGGAAGAGAGGGGCCCCCCCAAAGGGAAGTCACAGGTGGGGAGCCCCAAGTTCTCAGTGTGCCAGAAATCCCCAAAGGATGCCTGGTGCTGTGTTTTGACTGTGGCCAAATGGGTAAGTCCAAGTTTGCAGCCAGACTTCACCCAAGTTCTAAAAGGAAACtttctaaaaggaaacaaaaattaacacTTAATACAATACCAACTAtgctacatcagatcagatcagatcagatcagatcagtcgctcagtcgtgtccgactcttttcgaccccatgaattgcagcacgccaggcctccctgtccagcaccaactcccagagttcactcagactcatgtccatcgagtcagtgatgccatccagccatctcatcctctgtcgtccccttctcctcctgcccccaatccctcccagcatcacagtcttttccagtgagtcaactcttctcatgaggtggccaaagtactggagtttcagctttagcatcattccttccaaagaaatcccagggctcatctccttcagaatggactggttggatctccttgcagtccaagggactctcaagagtcttctccaacaccacagttcaaaagcatcaattcttcggcgctcagccttcttcacagtccaactctcacatccatacatgaccacaggaaaaaccatagccttgactagacggacctttgttggcaaagtaatgtcctgctatctaggttggttataactttccttccaaggagtaagcgtcttttaatttcatggctgcagtcaccatctgtagtg of Bubalus bubalis isolate 160015118507 breed Murrah chromosome 5, NDDB_SH_1, whole genome shotgun sequence contains these proteins:
- the THAP3 gene encoding THAP domain-containing protein 3 isoform X1; translation: MPKSCAARQCCNRYSNRRKQLTFHRSRNGGLPGRCGSGSTSLKLWPCSWSQVPVQPPGAAEGMGAEHRPGRLRAQAAHGHLLRTLPARVLQCLWEPQEPEAQRSAHSVRLPGPPTDLLCPPRGLSTAALHLLQLVRENTDPTGRSGDATSGERKVLPETGSRECGLGRKMDTTAEVLQLPPEVGGPGAQVPPHTPEASGVPGQPASPPELKRRLPTQPSDHSYALLDLDTLKKKLFLTLKENEKLRRRLKAQRLVMRRMCSRLRARLAGRPGLQARPRLGQQS
- the THAP3 gene encoding THAP domain-containing protein 3 isoform X2, with the translated sequence MPKSCAARQCCNRYSNRRKQLTFHRFPFSRPELLKEWVLNIGRGDFEPKQHTVICSEHFRPECFSAFGNRKNLKHNAVPTVFAFQGPPQLVRENTDPTGRSGDATSGERKVLPETGSRECGLGRKMDTTAEVLQLPPEVGGPGAQVPPHTPEASGVPGQPASPPELKRRLPTQPSDHSYALLDLDTLKKKLFLTLKENEKLRRRLKAQRLVMRRMCSRLRARLAGRPGLQARPRLGQQS